The following proteins are co-located in the Vigna unguiculata cultivar IT97K-499-35 chromosome 9, ASM411807v1, whole genome shotgun sequence genome:
- the LOC114162553 gene encoding LOB domain-containing protein 15, with product MSRERERFDEIGKKIKREGDVSSQMGRRHMLGPPGTLNTITPCAACKLLRRRCAQECPFSPYFSPHEPQKFASVHKVFGASNVSKMLMEVPECQRADAANSLVYEANVRLRDPVYGCMGAISGLQQQVQSLQAELNVVRAEILKYKLREAHMIPPSSHHVPMLPSSGAVSIAAPPPPPPPPPPLPPPNSIPQTSSSSSIYIQHRDPTTTYTTISTDNISYFG from the exons ATGTCCAGAGAAAG GGAGAGATTTGATGAGATAGGGAAGAAGATCAAAAGGGAAGGAGATGTTTCTTCTCAAATGGGAAGAAGACACATGTTAGGTCCTCCTGGAACCCTAAATACCATCACCCCTTGTGCAGCATGTAAGTTGTTGAGAAGAAGATGTGCCCAAGAATGTCCCTTTTCACCATATTTCTCTCCCCATGAGCCTCAAAAGTTTGCTTCAGTCCACAAAGTTTTTGGTGCCAGCAACGTCTCAAAGATGCTCATG gaagtACCAGAGTGTCAGAGAGCTGATGCAGCAAATAGTCTAGTTTATGAAGCTAATGTTCGGCTAAGAGACCCTGTGTATGGATGCATGGGTGCAATTTCTGGTTTGCAGCAACAAGTTCAATCTTTACAAGCAGAACTTAATGTAGTGAGGGCTGAAATACTTAAATACAAACTCAGGGAAGCTCACATGATACCACCCTCTTCTCATCATGTTCCAATGCTTCCTTCATCTGGGGCTGTTTCAATCGCTGCtccacctccaccacctcctccaccaccaccacttccACCTCCTAATTCTATTCCTCaaacttcttcctcttcttccatCTACATCCAACACAGAGATCCCACCACCACTTACACCACAATTTCAACTGATAATATCTCCTATTTTGGTTAA
- the LOC114163630 gene encoding uncharacterized protein LOC114163630, whose amino-acid sequence MAPRPPPPTIPNPDSSHLVGTIEAMLAAMQQQNANMVNQHNLALQQMESARLAVETTQQRHLEALHQLGENRSAAGSSQAPPPRVQEWSLEDFLKHHPSRFNGKTTPDEADQWMRDMERIFEAKRCPSESRLAYSEYLLAGEAVHWWSSMKMMLEDSREAITWELFKKKFYAEYFPDSVRYAKEVEFLQLMQGEMSVSEYAEKFKHLGRFHTLRMAEDWQCRKFENGLRGDLKLMVAPLSIKEFPALVEKARVMEKLKAEVEAQQRSQQKVGGPSGSTSRQDDRRKPYSRPPPQGSRRFSPQSHQSPQHQSPQHLSPRPRCFQCGGPHMRSACPHLGSRRACYKCGQEGHIIRDCPTGRSTVPRLSAQSQPQQTRGSVRPQAAGRVYAMTGTEANRAGNLVFGSCMIDGKSLCVLYDSGATHSFVSESIVLELGLPAKELQYDLVVSTPASGLIRTSTVLLGAGLRLRDANTGQT is encoded by the coding sequence ATGGCACCTAGACCTCCTCCTCCTACTATTCCTAACCCGGATAGCTCTCACTTGGTGGGGACTATTGAGGCGATGTTGGCAGCCATGCAGCAGCAGAATGCTAACATGGTGAACCAACACAACTTGGCCTTGCAGCAGATGGAGTCTGCTAGACTCGCAGTAGAGACCACCCAACAGAGGCACTTGGAAGCCTTACATCAACTAGGGGAGAATCGATCTGCGGCTGGATCTTCCCAAGCTCCACCACCACGAGTGCAAGAGTGGAGTTTGGAGGACTTTCTCAAGCATCATCCATCCCGCTTTAACGGCAAGACCACTCCAGATGAGGCAGATCAGTGGATGCGAGATATGGAGAGGATTTTTGAGGCCAAAAGATGCCCATCAGAGAGTAGACTGGCATATTCTGAGTACTTGCTAGCCGGAGAGGCTGTTCATTGGTGGTCTAGCATGAAGATGATGTTAGAAGACAGTAGGGAGGCCATCACTTGGGAGCTATTCAAGAAGAAGTTCTATGCTGAGTACTTCCCAGACAGTGTGAGGTATGCCAAGGAAGTGGAGTTTTTACAGTTGATGCAAGGGGAGATGTCTGTATCCGAGTATGCAGAAAAGTTCAAGCACTTGGGCAGATTCCACACCTTGAGGATGGCAGAAGACTGGCAGTGtaggaagtttgagaatgggTTGAGAGGTGATCTCAAACTCATGGTGGCTCCACTCTCTATAAAGGAGTTCCCCGCTTTGGTAGAAAAAGCAAGAGTAATGGAGAAGCTGAAAGCGGAAGTAGAGGCTCAGCAGCGGTCTCAACAGAAGGTgggaggaccatctgggtccacgAGCCGACAGGATGATAGGAGGAAACCCTACTCCAGACCTCCGCCTCAGGGGTCCAGGAGATTCTCACCGCAGTCACATCAGTCTCCTCAGCATCAGTCCCCTCAGCACCTTTCTCCCAGACCTCGGTGTTTTCAGTGCGGAGGGCCCCACATGAGGAGCGCTTGTCCTCATCTTGGTAGTAGGCGGGCGTGTTATAAATGTGGCCAGGAAGGTCACATTATCAGGGATTGCCCCACTGGCAGGAGCACAGTGCCAAGACTTTCGGCGCAGTCACAGCCACAGCAGACACGAGGAAGTGTTAGACCTCAGGCAGCTGGCCGAGTATATGCCATGACGGGCACAGAGGCGAACAGAGCAGGTAACCTCGTCTTTGGGTCTTGCATGATTGATGGTAAGAGCCTATGTGTACTATACGATTcaggagcgacacactcttttgtgtcggAGTCTATAGTGTTGGAGTTGGGTCTTCCGGCGAAGGAGCTCCAGTATGACCTGGTGGTATCCACGCCTGCTTCTGGGTTGATCAGAACCTCGACCGTGTTGCTAGGTGCTGGGTTGAGGTTGAGGGACGCCAATACCGGGCAAACCTGA